The following is a genomic window from Hymenobacter chitinivorans DSM 11115.
ACCTCAAGAGGCTCGAATAGAATATGATTTTCATAATCAGTCATATTCACCAGGAGTTCTTTCTTTTCAATCCAACCGTTCTCATGAGTCCAATATTGGGTTAAACTCTTGGGAAAATGTTGTGCAATGGTTTGCTCCACCAGTATTTATCCCGGCTAAAGAAGTATTGACGCTCGGGTGGATGCTGTCTGCTTCCCGCCAGTTTAAGCTGCCGATGGATGAGACATATTTGGATGTACTCGGCCAACTCAGTGGTTTGGCCCTTCAGAACCCTGAGCAAGCAGCAGCAGCAGCAATTTCAGCGCTAACCAAACTGTTAGGTGGAGAAGTAGAGGAACAGAATGGCTCTTTCTTTTTGGTTTATCCGAAGGAAGAACGCATGGAAATGAACCTCGTAGCTGAAGGCTTACGCAAGTTTGGTACGCTGCAAAAGCTGCTGAGCAACGGTAGCCTCACGCCCCGTGCTACGTTATTTTGGGACGAGCCCGAGGCAAACCTCAACCCGGCGCTGCTCAAGAAGCTGGCGGCGCTGCTGGTGCAGCTGGCCGGGCAGGGCTTCCAGATTATTCTGGCTACGCACAGCCTGTTTCTGCTCAAGGAATTCCACATTCTCTCGCGGGAGCTGAAAACGCCGGTGCGCTATTTCGGGCTGAGTGCCGAGCCGGGCCAGGCTACTACCGTCACCGCTGCCGACAACCTGGAGCACTTACCCGATATCGTGGCCCTGGATGCGGAGTTGGAGCAGTCGGACAAGTTCCTGAACGTCTTGAATCAGGAAGATGCAGACATTTGAGGAGGGCGCGCTACGGCTTTTCTTTCCGCTGGAGTGGTCGGTGCTGAAATACGATGATTGCCAGTACTACCGCGGCCCGGTAGTGCGCACCGGCACCGATATGGCCGCCGTCGATTTTGTCGTGGCCGCTCCCCAGCAGCCCCCCGTGCTGCTGTTGATAGAGGTAAAGGACTTTCGCGGCCACGCCGTGGCCAACCGGCCACGCCTGCTTTCGGGAGAGCTGGCCGTGGAAGTACTGCGCAAAGCCCTTGATACTGTGGCCGCCTTGGCGCTATGGCCGCGGAGCCGCCACCCGGAGCTTGGCCCATTTTCGCCCGCGCTACTGGCAAACGACACCGACCTTCGGGTAGTATTGTTGCTGGAAGAAGACCCTACTCCCAATGCGGACGACCGACGCGAAACGCGGCAAAAGCTGAAGCAGGATGCCCAGCTCAAGTTGCGTGGCGACATTGCTCAACTGCTGATTAATAAGCTTACTCCCTTTCGCATAACCTCGTTTGTCCATAGCTGCGCCACCGTACCGGCTAGATTTGGCTGGTACGCCCTGGCGGCCCCTCCGAACGGCTAAGGCGCCCTACATTTTCTTGATTTTAAATCCCTTATATGACCCCAACTTCTACTCCCAAACTGCTCTTGCTGGCCGCCTGCGCGGCTTCCCTGGGCCTGGCCTCCTGCGGGCAGGAACAGCACGCCGGCTCGGCCGAAGCGCCCACCGCCGACGCCAACTTCGAGCGGTTTAAAACCCAGTTTATCGACTCGCTCTGGTACTACAACCCCGAGTGGGCCAGCAGCCAGGGCTACCACCGCTACGACTCCCTGCTGGTGGTGCCCAACGCGGCCCGCCGCCAAGTAGAAGCCAAGGACCAAGCCCGGGTGCGCCGGCAGCTGGGCACGTTCCCGGTCGGGGAGCTGTCGGTAAATAACCAGACCGATTTCCGGCTGATTGAAAACTACCTCAATAGCGCCCGGTGGTACGCCGACACGCTGCGGGAGTGGCAGTGGAACCCGGCCAGCTACAACCTGGGCTCGTCGGTGGCCGAAATCCTGAACGGCCGCTACCAGCCCCTGGACCGCCGCCTGCGCAGCATCTCGCTGAAGATTTCCCGGGCCTCCGACTACTACGCCGCCGCCGAGGACAACATCCAAAACCCGACCCAGGAGCACACCAAGCTGGCTATTCAGCAAAGCAAGGGGGCACTGGCGGTGTTCGGGCCCGCCCTGCTCGATTCACTGGGCCGCTCGGGCCTGAGTGAGCGGGAGAAGAAAGACTTCCGTGACCGGGTGGCGACGACCAAGCTGGTACTCGAAAACTACATCAAGTTTCTCCAGGAAGAAGTGCTGCCGGCCGGCAAGTTCCGCAGCTTCCGCCTAGGCAAGGCTCTCTACGACCGGAAGTTTGCCTACGACATTCAGAGCACTTACTCGGCCGACCAGGTCTACCAGAAGGCCCAGCAGCACAAGCAGGAGCTGCTGCGCGACATGAAGAAGCGGGCCGCCCGGCTCTGGCCCAAGTACTTTGCCGGCCAGCCCCGGCCCGCCGATTCGCTGGCTGCCGTGCAGCAGGTTATCAGCCGGCTCTCCCAGAACCACGCCACCCCGGCCGGCTTCGTGGCCGCCGTGAA
Proteins encoded in this region:
- a CDS encoding AAA family ATPase; translation: MLKRLHVKNFTVFAEAEFEFSRGLNVIVGTNGTGKSHVLKLGYAVLNSFGSKHLLEDYQASNNSNDVSLPRKEETITIHEKLLTVFRPSPARLRQLIRREAVPQEARIEYDFHNQSYSPGVLSFQSNRSHESNIGLNSWENVVQWFAPPVFIPAKEVLTLGWMLSASRQFKLPMDETYLDVLGQLSGLALQNPEQAAAAAISALTKLLGGEVEEQNGSFFLVYPKEERMEMNLVAEGLRKFGTLQKLLSNGSLTPRATLFWDEPEANLNPALLKKLAALLVQLAGQGFQIILATHSLFLLKEFHILSRELKTPVRYFGLSAEPGQATTVTAADNLEHLPDIVALDAELEQSDKFLNVLNQEDADI
- a CDS encoding DUF885 domain-containing protein, giving the protein MTPTSTPKLLLLAACAASLGLASCGQEQHAGSAEAPTADANFERFKTQFIDSLWYYNPEWASSQGYHRYDSLLVVPNAARRQVEAKDQARVRRQLGTFPVGELSVNNQTDFRLIENYLNSARWYADTLREWQWNPASYNLGSSVAEILNGRYQPLDRRLRSISLKISRASDYYAAAEDNIQNPTQEHTKLAIQQSKGALAVFGPALLDSLGRSGLSEREKKDFRDRVATTKLVLENYIKFLQEEVLPAGKFRSFRLGKALYDRKFAYDIQSTYSADQVYQKAQQHKQELLRDMKKRAARLWPKYFAGQPRPADSLAAVQQVISRLSQNHATPAGFVAAVKAQIPTLVTFVNDQKLLTQDPTKPLVVRETPLYMRGSGAGASVSAPGPYDTSADTYYNVEPLDGQPAEQANSYLREYNEYTLQILNIHEAIPGHYTQLVYANRSPSLIKSIFGNGAMIEGWAVYAERMMLESGYGGNTDEMWLMWDKWNMRVTLNAILDHEIQVNNASEASIVALLTRDGFQEQSEATNKWKRATLSQVQLASYFTGYTEIYDLRQELKKEQGSQFDLKAFNEQFLSYGSAPVRYIRTMMLKKPA